The Acidicapsa ligni DNA window GGACGCCTCTCCTTTGAAGCTGCGAATGGCAGTTGCCAGCCACTCAAATCGTTCCTGGTTCACCGGACTATTCGGAAGCACATAACCTGCATTCCGCAAAGGGATCGAACCGAACTTCTGCAACTTCCTCCATATCCCGACGCGCTCGCTTGCCTTGCTCGATGGGAGGGTGAAGATCAGGAGCAGCCATGGCGAACCCTCCCACTGAGATGTTATGTTCATAACAGTCGTATGTTACGACAGCAACCTTGCGGTTTGCAAAGAAGACGATTCTGGATAATTCGAAGGAAGGCATCTTTATGAGCAGGCATACCAATGGGCGATCAACGCCGCCTTAGCTATCTCGCTCGTCCCGAATGTGGCGTGTTCGCAGACCACACGTACCGGAGTCCAGGTATTGAAGGAAGTTGCAGACATACCAATGCCAGGACCCGCCGTTCGCTTCGATTACCAGAGTCTGGACGAGGAACACGGTCGGCTCTACATCGCCCACATGAATGCTGATCAACTCGTCGTCTTCGATACGCAGAAACATCAGGTCGCCGGGAATCTGGACGGCTTCAAGCGCGTGCATGGCGTCCTCGCGGTGCCGGAGATTGGCAGAGCGTACGCGTCTATTACAGGCGAGCATCAAGCCGCCGCTGTGGACATGGCCACTCTCAAAATGATCGCAACATCAGGGTCTGTCACGTATCCGGACGGAATTGCATATTCGCCGGCAACCAAGAGAGTTTTCGTCTTTGATGAGCACGGCGGCGTGGACGCCGTGATT harbors:
- a CDS encoding YncE family protein; its protein translation is MPGPAVRFDYQSLDEEHGRLYIAHMNADQLVVFDTQKHQVAGNLDGFKRVHGVLAVPEIGRAYASITGEHQAAAVDMATLKMIATSGSVTYPDGIAYSPATKRVFVFDEHGGVDAVIDAGSNKLLTNISLGGGPGNTVYDSGSGNIFVAVHGGGLTLSLPV